The Vicia villosa cultivar HV-30 ecotype Madison, WI linkage group LG1, Vvil1.0, whole genome shotgun sequence genome includes a region encoding these proteins:
- the LOC131626854 gene encoding protein CLMP1-like, translating to MGKSGGRKKKGGAAAVVDNSVSAQTPNGGVELDSSIFLKKAHEMKEEGNRRFQSKDYAGALEHYENALKLTPKIHPDRAVFHSNRAACLMQMKPIDYESVISECTLALQVQPLFVRALLRRARAFEAVGKYELAVQDVQLLLASDPNHKDALDIAQRLRAAFGPRQEAQQDLHSRPSPAALGASAVRGAPIAGLGPCLPARPGSKKGVNSGVGAVVSPNNKVDKSQNVLLPAENGSETTKRQQNVVLKPLSNGPAVQRNSKDVNQKDIRGQLSEVAIRWRPLKLVYDHDIRLAQMPVKCSFRVLRDVVSKRFPSSNSVLIKYKDCDGDLVTITSTDELRLAESFVDSHLLKEPELDISDSISVLRLHIVEVNPEQEPALLEEEEEKLVENEVTKGDENGSHSSLGESVPEVTEVTEVPDTEVDKIAAKKDASKEKPGATGENECKEVEMDDWLFEFAQLFRSHVGIDPDAHIDLHELGMELCSEALEETVTSEEAQDLFDKAASKFQEVAALAFFNWGNVHMCAARKRIPLDETAGKEVVAEQLQVAYDWVKDKYSLAREKYEEALVIKPDFYEGLLALGQQQFEMAKLHWSFAIAKKIDLTSWDPTETLQLFNSAEEKMKAATDMWEKLEEQRAKELKDPNATKKEELLRRRKKHGSTTEGEASGVAGQSEISAEEAAEQAVVMRSQIHLFWGNMLFEKSQVECKLGMDGWKKNLDAATERFKLAGASEADISMVLKNHSSNGGDTKGDDKKVQSTLPNKTGELEINKASQE from the coding sequence ATGGGGAAATCAGGGGGTAGAAAGAAGAAAGGTGGTGCTGCTGCTGTTGTTGATAATTCAGTCTCTGCACAAACTCCGAATGGCGGTGTTGAATTGGATTcatcaatttttttgaaaaaggcgCATGAAATGAAGGAGGAAGGGAATAGGAGGTTTCAGAGTAAGGATTATGCTGGTGCTCTTGAACACTATGAGAATGCTCTTAAACTCACGCCCAAAATTCATCCTGACAGAGCTGTTTTTCATAGCAATAGGGCTGCATGTTTGATGCAAATGAAACCGATTGATTATGAATCTGTGATTTCTGAGTGTACTTTGGCTCTTCAGGTTCAGCCGTTGTTTGTTCGGGCTCTTCTTCGGAGGGCTCGGGCGTTTGAGGCTGTTGGTAAGTATGAATTGGCTGTGCAGGATGTGCAATTGTTGTTGGCTTCTGATCCTAATCATAAGGATGCTTTGGATATTGCTCAGAGGTTGAGGGCTGCGTTTGGGCCTCGGCAGGAAGCTCAGCAGGATCTTCACAGTCGGCCTTCTCCTGCTGCTCTTGGGGCTTCGGCTGTTCGTGGTGCTCCTATTGCGGGGTTAGGTCCTTGTTTGCCTGCACGGCCTGGATCGAAGAAGGGGGTGAATTCTGGAGTTGGGGCCGTTGTTTCTCCTAATAACAAGGTTGACAAGTCTCAGAATGTTTTACTGCCGGCTGAGAATGGCTCGGAGACAACTAAGCGTCAGCAGAATGTTGTGTTGAAGCCTTTAAGTAATGGTCCTGCAGTGCAGCGTAACTCGAAAGATGTGAACCAGAAGGATATTCGTGGGCAGCTGTCGGAGGTTGCGATTCGGTGGAGACCATTGAAGCTTGTTTATGATCATGACATTAGGCTTGCTCAGATGCCGGTGAAATGCAGTTTCAGAGTACTGAGAGATGTGGTAAGCAAAAGATTTCCTTCGTCAAATTCAGTTCTGATCAAGTACAAGGATTGTGATGGTGATTTGGTTACTATAACGTCTACGGATGAACTCAGATTAGCAGAGTCTTTTGTTGATAGCCATTTGCTGAAAGAGCCGGAATTAGATATAAGTGATTCCATTTCGGTGCTGAGACTTCATATTGTTGAAGTTAATCCGGAACAGGAGCCAGCTTTGttggaagaagaggaagaaaagctTGTTGAGAATGAAGTGACCAAGGGAGATGAGAATGGATCTCATTCTTCCCTTGGTGAATCTGTCCCTGAAGTTACAGAAGTTACCGAGGTTCCTGATACCGAGGTTGACAAGATAGCTGCAAAGAAGGATGCTTCCAAGGAAAAGCCAGGAGCCACCGGAGAAAATGAATGCAAAGAAGTGGAGATGGATGATTGGTTGTTTGAATTTGCTCAGCTTTTCCGCTCCCATGTTGGTATTGACCCGGATGCTCATATTGACTTGCATGAACTTGGGATGGAGCTTTGTTCAGAGGCACTTGAAGAAACAGTAACTAGTGAGGAGGCTCAGGATTTATTCGACAAGGCTGCTTCAAAGTTCCAGGAGGTGGCAGCATTGGCATTCTTCAATTGGGGTAATGTACACATGTGCGCTGCTAGGAAGCGGATTCCCTTAGATGAAACCGCTGGAAAAGAGGTAGTGGCAGAACAACTTCAAGTGGCTTATGACTGGGTCAAGGATAAGTATTCTTTGGCAAGAGAAAAATACGAGGAAGCACTCGTGATCAAACCAGATTTCTACGAGGGGCTGTTGGCTCTAGGCCAGCAACAATTTGAAATGGCCAAACTCCATTGGTCTTTCGCAATTGCTAAGAAGATAGATTTAACAAGTTGGGATCCAACGGAAACTCTTCAATTGTTTAACAGTGccgaggagaagatgaaagctgcAACAGATATGTGGGAGAAGTTGGAGGAACAAAGAGCAAAGGAGCTAAAAGACCCAAATGCAACCAAGAAAGAAGAACTATTGAGAAGAAGGAAGAAACATGGCAGTACTACCGAAGGTGAGGCTTCTGGTGTAGCCGGTCAGAGTGAGATATCTGCGGAAGAAGCCGCTGAGCAAGCAGTGGTCATGAGATCACAGATTCACCTCTTTTGGGGCAATATGCTTTTCGAAAAATCCCAAGTTGAATGCAAATTAGGAATGGATGGTTGGAAGAAAAACCTAGATGCTGCAACAGAAAGGTTTAAGCTTGCAGGAGCATCCGAGGCAGATATTTCAATGGTTCTAAAGAATCATTCTTCAAATGGTGGTGATACAAAAGGCGATGATAAAA